Proteins from one Deinococcus sedimenti genomic window:
- a CDS encoding CheR family methyltransferase has product MSHPDAAGDIELALLLEGVYRATGHDFRQYTAATVRRRVLHAMAAEDLHSISELQGRVLRDPAAMLRLRETLSINVTEMFRDPSFFRALRDQVLPVLRTHPFIRIWHAGCSSGEEVYSLAILLHEAGLLDRARLYATDMHAPALNAARSGIYPLDKMTAYAGNYAQAGGQGDFGAYFTTQYGHALVRADLRQNIIWGQHNLATDGSFNEFHLILCRNVLIYFTRHLQEQVKALLWHSLAPFGLLALGRHESMDFSEHASRFSTLTLTEKLYRRIG; this is encoded by the coding sequence ATGAGCCACCCGGACGCGGCCGGGGACATCGAACTGGCCCTGCTGCTCGAAGGCGTGTACCGGGCCACCGGGCACGACTTCCGGCAGTACACGGCAGCGACCGTGCGGCGGCGCGTGCTGCACGCCATGGCCGCCGAGGACCTGCACTCCATCAGCGAGCTGCAGGGCCGCGTGCTGCGCGACCCGGCCGCCATGCTGCGCCTGCGGGAGACGCTGAGCATCAACGTGACCGAGATGTTCCGCGACCCCTCGTTCTTCCGGGCGCTGCGCGACCAGGTGCTGCCCGTGCTGCGCACCCACCCGTTCATCCGCATCTGGCACGCCGGCTGTTCCAGCGGCGAGGAGGTGTACTCCCTGGCGATCCTGCTGCACGAGGCGGGCCTGCTCGACCGCGCGCGGCTGTACGCGACCGACATGCACGCCCCGGCCCTGAACGCGGCGCGCAGCGGCATCTACCCGCTGGACAAGATGACCGCCTACGCCGGGAACTACGCGCAGGCGGGCGGGCAGGGGGACTTCGGGGCGTACTTCACCACGCAGTACGGTCACGCGCTCGTGCGGGCCGACCTGCGGCAGAACATCATCTGGGGGCAGCACAACCTCGCCACGGACGGCAGCTTCAACGAGTTCCACCTGATCCTGTGCCGCAACGTCCTGATCTACTTCACGCGCCACCTTCAGGAACAGGTGAAGGCGCTGCTGTGGCACAGCCTGGCGCCATTCGGCCTGCTGGCGCTGGGCCGGCACGAGAGCATGGACTTCAGCGAGCACGCCAGCCGCTTCAGCACCCTGACCCTCACCGAGAAGCTGTACCGGAGGATCGGCTGA
- a CDS encoding sensor histidine kinase: MPQFQVPPAKVLIVDDQDSKRIGLAAALDQLGHEVVMASSGREALRYLLTHEVAVILLDVRMPELDGFETAALIRTRRQSETTPIIFVTAYTHAESDMLSGYTHGAVDFIFSPIQPEILRAKVQVFVDLYRHAHLAQAHERRLRDLEAQQARLELHKLSSALEQSADPVVITDALGHVEYVNAAFSANVGRRAADLTGRPLATLHPAAEGSTDLQALWAQVRAGHVQRAEVTYHRPDGAPYHQATTVTPLTDETGAVTHFIITGHDVSERKRLEAEMQALNASLEARVRERTAQLQEVNEEIEAYAYSISHDLRTPLRHIMSFADLLARSAGETLPAKSRAHLERIRSSAHRMSELIDRLLDFARTGRHQLTLQPIELGTLLDELISDYQRDPTAPPIRWEVAPLPTVTADLISLRELLGNLISNAVKYARDAEGGPHIQVQATQTGGFHHVSVTDNGVGFDMAYSHKLFTVFQRLHTYDRFEGHGVGLAHVKRIIVRHGGTVRAHSAEGQGATFTFTLPVEPISPVDVPQPT; encoded by the coding sequence ATGCCGCAGTTCCAGGTGCCGCCCGCCAAGGTCCTGATCGTGGACGACCAGGACAGCAAACGCATCGGGCTGGCGGCCGCGCTCGACCAGCTGGGGCACGAGGTCGTCATGGCCAGCTCCGGCCGGGAGGCGCTGCGGTACCTGCTGACGCACGAGGTCGCGGTGATCCTGCTGGACGTGCGCATGCCCGAACTCGACGGGTTCGAGACCGCCGCCCTGATCCGCACCCGCCGCCAGTCCGAGACCACCCCCATCATCTTCGTGACCGCGTACACCCACGCGGAATCCGACATGCTCAGCGGGTACACGCACGGCGCGGTGGACTTCATCTTCTCGCCCATCCAGCCGGAGATCCTGCGCGCCAAGGTGCAGGTGTTCGTGGACCTCTACCGCCACGCGCACCTCGCGCAGGCGCACGAACGCCGCCTGCGCGACCTGGAAGCCCAGCAGGCGCGGCTGGAACTGCACAAACTGTCCAGCGCGCTGGAACAGTCCGCGGACCCCGTGGTGATCACGGACGCGCTCGGGCACGTGGAATACGTGAACGCCGCGTTCAGCGCCAACGTCGGCCGCCGCGCCGCCGACCTCACCGGCCGCCCGCTGGCGACCCTGCACCCGGCGGCCGAGGGCAGCACCGACCTGCAGGCCCTGTGGGCGCAGGTCCGGGCCGGGCACGTCCAGCGCGCCGAGGTCACGTACCACCGCCCGGACGGCGCACCCTACCACCAGGCCACCACGGTCACGCCCCTGACCGACGAGACCGGCGCCGTCACGCACTTCATCATCACCGGGCATGACGTCAGCGAACGCAAACGCCTGGAAGCCGAGATGCAGGCCCTGAACGCCAGCCTGGAAGCCCGCGTGCGGGAACGCACCGCGCAGCTGCAGGAAGTGAACGAGGAAATCGAAGCGTACGCGTACTCCATCAGCCACGACCTGCGCACCCCGCTGCGGCACATCATGAGTTTCGCCGATCTGCTGGCCCGCTCGGCCGGCGAGACGCTACCCGCCAAGTCCCGCGCCCACCTGGAACGCATCCGCAGCAGCGCGCACCGCATGTCCGAACTGATCGACCGGCTGCTGGACTTCGCCCGCACGGGCCGCCACCAGCTCACGCTGCAACCCATCGAACTGGGCACCCTGCTGGACGAGCTGATCTCCGACTACCAGCGCGACCCGACCGCGCCGCCGATCCGCTGGGAGGTGGCGCCGCTGCCGACCGTCACGGCAGACCTGATCAGCCTGCGGGAACTGCTGGGGAACCTCATCTCGAACGCCGTGAAGTACGCCCGGGACGCCGAGGGCGGCCCGCACATCCAGGTGCAGGCCACGCAGACCGGCGGGTTCCATCACGTGTCCGTCACGGACAACGGCGTGGGGTTCGACATGGCCTACAGCCACAAGCTGTTCACGGTCTTCCAGCGGCTGCACACCTACGACCGCTTCGAGGGGCACGGCGTGGGCCTGGCCCATGTCAAACGGATCATCGTGCGGCACGGCGGCACGGTGCGCGCCCACAGCGCCGAGGGGCAGGGCGCCACGTTCACGTTCACGCTGCCGGTCGAGCCCATCAGCCCGGTGGACGTCCCCCAACCCACCTGA
- the kynU gene encoding kynureninase: MTLTIPDHLLALDARDPLAHKRGEFHLPRGVVYLDGNSLGALPRGVPARLAHAAQTEWGEQLIRSWTAGADAGQDWMALPDRVAAKIARLIGARPHEVAVGDSTSVNTFKVLAAALGVAQPGRRVILTDADNFPTDLYVAQGLNALLGGTLELRRVPADDIEAHLTGDVAALLLTQVDYRTGRKLDLEAITEQAQAQGIVTVWDLAHSAGAFPVDLNGAGADFAVGCGYKFLNGGPGAPAFLYAAERHHDAAPVAISGWMGHADPFEMARDFTPAPGARRFVAGTPMVLSLSALDEALNVFADVDLDALRAKSLSLTDTFIDLVEPLAARFPLTLVTPREHARRGSQVSYRHPQAREVMADLIQAGIIGDYRTPDILRFGFTPLYHSHADVWQAARGVQAVLEARA; the protein is encoded by the coding sequence ATGACCCTGACCATTCCCGACCACCTGCTCGCCCTCGATGCCCGTGACCCCCTGGCGCACAAGCGTGGGGAGTTCCACCTGCCGCGCGGGGTGGTGTACCTCGACGGCAACAGCCTGGGCGCACTGCCCCGCGGCGTCCCCGCGCGACTCGCGCACGCCGCGCAGACCGAGTGGGGCGAGCAGCTGATCCGCTCGTGGACCGCCGGGGCCGACGCGGGCCAGGACTGGATGGCGCTGCCCGACCGCGTGGCGGCCAAGATCGCCCGCCTGATCGGCGCCCGCCCGCACGAGGTCGCGGTGGGCGACTCCACCAGCGTGAACACCTTCAAGGTGCTCGCCGCGGCGCTGGGCGTGGCGCAGCCGGGCCGCCGCGTGATCCTGACCGACGCGGACAATTTCCCCACGGACCTGTACGTCGCGCAGGGCCTGAACGCGCTGCTGGGCGGCACACTGGAGCTGCGCCGCGTGCCCGCCGACGACATCGAAGCCCACCTGACGGGGGACGTGGCGGCGCTGCTGCTCACGCAAGTGGACTACCGCACCGGGCGCAAACTGGACCTGGAAGCGATCACCGAACAGGCCCAGGCGCAGGGCATCGTGACCGTGTGGGACCTCGCGCACTCCGCCGGGGCGTTCCCGGTAGACCTGAACGGTGCGGGGGCGGACTTCGCGGTGGGCTGCGGGTACAAGTTCCTGAACGGCGGCCCCGGCGCGCCCGCGTTCCTGTACGCCGCCGAACGCCACCACGACGCGGCTCCCGTGGCGATCAGCGGCTGGATGGGGCACGCCGACCCCTTCGAGATGGCCCGCGACTTCACCCCGGCCCCCGGCGCGCGCCGCTTCGTGGCGGGCACGCCGATGGTGCTGAGCCTCAGCGCGCTGGACGAGGCGCTGAACGTGTTCGCGGACGTGGACCTGGACGCGCTGCGAGCCAAGAGCCTGTCGCTGACCGACACGTTCATCGATCTTGTCGAACCGCTGGCCGCCCGCTTCCCGCTGACGCTGGTCACGCCCCGCGAGCACGCCCGGCGCGGCTCGCAGGTCAGTTACCGCCACCCGCAGGCGCGCGAGGTCATGGCCGACCTGATCCAGGCGGGCATCATCGGGGACTACCGCACGCCGGACATCCTGCGGTTCGGCTTCACGCCGCTGTACCACTCGCACGCGGACGTGTGGCAGGCCGCGCGGGGCGTGCAGGCCGTCCTGGAGGCCCGCGCGTGA
- a CDS encoding tryptophan 2,3-dioxygenase translates to MTGEPPLRPGAPDRDAPEQAYTDFTRSLSYGDYLQLDVLKSAHRPVTAAHDEHLFIAVHHVSEVWLDLIIRELRAAMDQLARGITDAPQKGLSRVVRAQEQLTNAWEVLKTMTPADYLQFRDAFGQASGFQSASYRMVEFLLGNRHAVLLRPHEHRPDLIGPLREAIEAPSVYDLTLRLMHARGLTVPDEVLNRDLTLPPVLNETVLEHWLTVYRHPETYWDLYELAEKLLDVEDNFRRWRFNHLTTVERTIGFKRGSGGTSGAGYLRRALETVLFPELWEVRTRL, encoded by the coding sequence GTGACCGGGGAGCCGCCCCTACGCCCGGGCGCCCCGGACCGTGACGCGCCCGAGCAGGCGTACACCGACTTCACCCGCAGCCTCAGCTACGGCGACTACCTGCAACTGGACGTGCTGAAAAGCGCACACCGCCCCGTCACGGCCGCGCACGACGAGCACCTCTTCATCGCCGTGCATCACGTCTCCGAAGTGTGGCTGGACCTGATCATCCGCGAGCTGCGCGCCGCGATGGACCAGCTCGCGCGCGGCATCACCGACGCGCCGCAGAAGGGGCTCTCGCGCGTCGTGCGCGCCCAGGAGCAGCTCACGAACGCCTGGGAGGTCCTCAAGACCATGACCCCCGCCGACTACCTGCAGTTCCGCGACGCGTTCGGGCAGGCGTCGGGCTTCCAGAGCGCGTCGTACCGCATGGTGGAATTCCTGCTCGGGAACCGCCACGCGGTGCTGCTGCGCCCGCACGAGCACCGCCCGGACCTCATCGGCCCGCTGCGGGAGGCGATCGAGGCGCCCAGCGTGTACGACCTGACGCTGCGCCTGATGCACGCGCGCGGCCTGACCGTGCCGGACGAGGTCCTGAACCGCGACCTGACGCTGCCGCCCGTGCTGAACGAGACGGTGCTGGAACACTGGCTGACCGTGTACCGCCACCCCGAGACGTACTGGGACCTGTACGAACTCGCCGAGAAGCTGCTGGACGTCGAGGACAACTTCCGCCGCTGGCGCTTCAACCACCTGACGACCGTGGAACGCACCATCGGCTTCAAGCGCGGCTCGGGCGGCACCAGCGGCGCCGGGTACCTGCGCCGCGCGCTGGAAACCGTGCTGTTCCCGGAACTCTGGGAAGTCCGCACCCGACTGTGA
- a CDS encoding copper resistance D family protein, producing the protein MPLLAALAFLGLTLLLGTPLAQVVLRTPVRLRVPALGLALLTAAWTAQVAVTLGTLGLSAADVPAFLTDTGTGRAMLTGLLGGTLLLAARVSLTPLLPLGPALAMLPGALLLVWGASGVGHGAGHTLEIRALHALHLTAMSAWVGGVIALTLARPLAARAAARFTPLATGSLAALAVTGLLLGSEHLPTPAEWTGTRYGQTLLVKLILVTLAVGAAALVRRAFARQDRRVRLLLAREAVLLLAVLGVTGVLSTTDPHDHPGPDHSQGQFHLPAARHAHIVQRSASQQNSESVRETLPTSELSGLAELRSRAST; encoded by the coding sequence GTGCCGCTGCTGGCCGCGCTGGCCTTCCTGGGCCTGACCCTGCTGCTGGGCACGCCGCTGGCGCAGGTGGTCCTGCGCACACCAGTCCGCCTGCGCGTCCCGGCCCTGGGCCTGGCGCTGCTGACAGCCGCCTGGACCGCGCAGGTGGCCGTCACGCTGGGTACCCTAGGACTGAGCGCAGCCGACGTCCCCGCGTTCCTGACGGACACGGGAACCGGGCGGGCCATGCTCACCGGACTGCTGGGCGGCACCCTGCTGCTCGCGGCGCGCGTGTCGCTCACGCCTCTGCTGCCCCTGGGACCGGCCCTGGCGATGCTGCCCGGCGCGCTGCTGCTCGTCTGGGGCGCCTCCGGAGTCGGGCATGGCGCAGGCCACACCCTGGAAATCCGGGCCCTGCACGCCCTGCACCTGACCGCCATGAGCGCCTGGGTGGGCGGCGTGATCGCCCTGACCCTCGCCCGGCCCCTGGCCGCCCGGGCCGCCGCGCGCTTCACGCCCCTGGCGACCGGCAGCCTCGCCGCGCTGGCGGTCACGGGCCTGCTGCTCGGCAGTGAACACCTCCCCACCCCCGCCGAATGGACCGGCACCCGCTACGGGCAGACACTGCTCGTCAAGCTGATCCTCGTGACGCTGGCCGTCGGGGCCGCGGCACTCGTGCGGCGCGCCTTCGCCCGGCAGGACCGCCGCGTCCGCCTGCTGCTGGCCCGCGAAGCCGTGCTGCTGCTGGCCGTGCTGGGCGTCACCGGCGTGCTGAGCACCACTGACCCGCACGATCATCCGGGCCCCGATCACTCGCAGGGCCAATTCCACCTCCCGGCCGCACGTCACGCGCACATCGTCCAGCGCAGCGCCTCACAGCAGAATTCAGAGAGTGTGAGGGAGACCCTCCCGACCTCTGAACTGAGCGGACTCGCAGAGCTGCGCAGCAGAGCAAGCACCTGA
- a CDS encoding type I phosphomannose isomerase catalytic subunit, with amino-acid sequence MTEPINAPAALPALLPLTPRYHARVWGGDRLAPPIGDTPVGEAWIADGRSLVTTGPLAGHTVDDLLHAHPGELLGPHLDPHAGFPLLIKLLDCRDWLSVQVHPDDAQARTMVGPGERGKTEAWHFLHVDPGAQLLAGVVPGTTPDALAHAIRHGGILDLSERAQPAAGDTLFIPAGTLHALGPGLLLYEVQQASDTTYRVYDWDRPASAGRALHLEESVAVTRADLGGAWTAASETGGVGELVRCAQFTLVGARGGETTELGGSFGLVTVVEGTLTVEAGGERVEVAPFGTVLVPAWAERVTLTGTGRALIAIP; translated from the coding sequence GTGACCGAACCGATCAATGCCCCCGCTGCGCTGCCCGCCCTGCTGCCCCTGACGCCCCGGTATCACGCCCGCGTCTGGGGCGGCGACCGTCTCGCTCCCCCCATCGGCGACACCCCCGTCGGTGAAGCCTGGATCGCCGACGGCCGCAGCCTCGTCACCACCGGCCCCCTCGCCGGCCACACCGTCGACGACCTCCTGCACGCTCACCCGGGGGAGCTCCTCGGCCCGCACCTCGACCCGCACGCCGGCTTTCCCCTCCTCATCAAGCTCCTCGACTGCCGCGACTGGCTCAGCGTCCAGGTCCATCCCGACGACGCCCAGGCCCGGACCATGGTCGGTCCCGGCGAGCGCGGCAAGACTGAGGCCTGGCACTTCCTGCACGTCGACCCCGGCGCGCAGCTCCTCGCGGGCGTGGTGCCGGGCACCACGCCCGACGCCCTGGCGCACGCGATCCGGCACGGCGGCATCCTCGACCTCAGCGAGCGGGCGCAGCCCGCCGCCGGTGACACGCTGTTCATCCCGGCCGGGACGCTGCACGCCCTGGGGCCGGGCCTGCTGCTGTACGAGGTGCAGCAGGCGAGCGACACCACCTACCGCGTCTACGACTGGGACCGGCCCGCCAGTGCAGGGCGGGCGCTGCACCTGGAGGAGTCCGTCGCGGTGACGCGCGCGGACCTGGGCGGGGCGTGGACGGCGGCGAGCGAGACGGGGGGCGTGGGAGAACTGGTGCGCTGCGCCCAGTTCACGCTGGTGGGTGCGCGGGGTGGGGAGACGACCGAACTGGGCGGATCGTTCGGACTGGTGACGGTGGTGGAGGGGACGCTGACGGTGGAGGCGGGCGGGGAGCGGGTGGAGGTGGCGCCGTTCGGGACGGTGCTGGTCCCGGCGTGGGCGGAGCGGGTGACGCTGACCGGCACCGGCCGCGCCCTCATTGCCATTCCCTGA